A genomic region of Blattabacterium cuenoti contains the following coding sequences:
- a CDS encoding ABC transporter ATP-binding protein, whose amino-acid sequence MKKNLNKQKSSLIQLIIISFNYKLILTSIIIISIFISFISAYRPKLIQKAIDIHILYKDFFGLKNILMLIIILLFLESIFHFILLYLSNVLAQNVIKKIRFILFEKLLHFKNSFFNKTPIGRLVSYSISDMETITVIFNDGILLVSGDILRIIMIIIMMYTVHKQLSFIVLLTIPFMYIITRFFQKTLKKTFHEERIQTSRLNSFLQESIIGMSIIQLFHKEKEEYLKFKSINRKLMNAHFKTIFYFSIFFPIVEIISAITISIIIFYGGLHAIEIGNVKPGQIIAFIFFIYLLFRPMRQIADRFNIIQRGIAGIERIFSILNSKEIIVNRGSLRFEKLKGHIEFNDVHFSYIDDEMVLNGVTFEIKPGEKVAIIGSTGSGKSTITYLISRLYEIKKGNIWIDGHSIQDIELKNLRSHIRVVTQDPFLFNDSIINNVTLGDPSINIDKIENMAKKIGIHNFITSLPNGYKFIVKERGSVLSIGEKQLISFLRVQMHPYSVLILDEATASLNKELEKMIYHATDFLTKHKTSIIITHRLSTLEDADKILALDQGYIVEKGTHKELIQLNGYYSGLYKESFDKKN is encoded by the coding sequence ATGAAAAAAAATTTGAATAAACAAAAATCCTCTTTAATACAACTGATTATAATTAGTTTTAATTATAAACTTATATTAACATCAATAATTATTATTTCTATATTTATTTCCTTCATTTCTGCTTATCGCCCTAAATTAATACAAAAAGCTATAGATATTCATATCCTTTATAAAGATTTTTTTGGATTAAAAAATATATTGATGTTAATAATTATTCTTCTTTTCTTAGAAAGTATATTTCATTTTATTTTATTATATCTATCTAATGTATTAGCACAAAATGTGATTAAAAAAATAAGATTTATTTTATTTGAAAAATTATTGCATTTTAAAAATTCTTTTTTTAATAAAACTCCAATAGGAAGATTGGTCTCTTATTCTATATCAGATATGGAAACTATAACTGTAATATTTAATGATGGAATTTTGCTTGTTTCTGGAGATATTTTAAGGATTATTATGATTATTATTATGATGTATACTGTACATAAACAATTATCTTTTATAGTTTTATTAACTATTCCTTTTATGTATATCATTACTCGTTTTTTTCAAAAAACATTAAAAAAAACATTTCATGAAGAACGGATTCAAACTTCACGTCTGAATAGTTTTTTACAAGAAAGTATTATAGGAATGTCTATTATTCAACTTTTTCATAAAGAAAAAGAGGAATATTTAAAATTTAAATCTATTAATCGTAAATTAATGAATGCTCATTTTAAAACTATTTTTTATTTTTCTATTTTTTTCCCCATAGTGGAAATAATTTCTGCAATCACAATAAGTATTATTATATTTTATGGAGGATTGCATGCGATTGAAATAGGAAATGTTAAACCAGGACAAATTATTGCTTTTATTTTTTTTATCTATCTTCTTTTTCGTCCTATGCGACAAATAGCTGATAGATTCAATATTATACAAAGAGGAATAGCTGGAATAGAACGTATATTTTCTATATTAAATTCTAAAGAAATTATTGTAAATAGAGGAAGTTTACGTTTTGAAAAATTAAAAGGCCATATTGAATTTAATGACGTTCATTTTTCTTATATAGATGATGAAATGGTGTTAAATGGAGTAACTTTTGAAATTAAACCAGGAGAAAAAGTTGCGATAATAGGATCTACAGGCTCTGGAAAATCTACGATTACTTATTTAATTTCTAGATTATATGAAATAAAAAAAGGAAATATTTGGATTGATGGACATTCTATTCAAGATATAGAGCTTAAAAATTTAAGATCTCATATAAGAGTGGTAACACAAGATCCTTTTTTATTTAATGATTCAATTATTAATAATGTGACTTTAGGTGATCCGTCTATTAATATTGATAAAATAGAAAATATGGCTAAAAAAATAGGAATACATAATTTTATTACATCTTTACCTAACGGGTATAAATTCATAGTAAAAGAGAGAGGCAGTGTACTGTCTATTGGGGAAAAACAATTGATTTCTTTTTTAAGAGTTCAAATGCATCCTTATTCTGTACTAATATTAGATGAAGCTACTGCATCATTAAATAAAGAATTAGAAAAAATGATTTATCATGCTACAGATTTTTTAACTAAACACAAAACTTCTATTATCATTACTCACCGTCTTTCTACATTAGAAGATGCTGATAAAATATTAGCCCTTGATCAGGGTTATATTGTAGAAAAAGGAACTCATAAAGAATTAATTCAATTGAATGGATATTATTCTGGATTATATAAAGAATCTTTTGACAAAAAAAATTAA
- a CDS encoding peptidylprolyl isomerase, translated as MINFIQIFKKYFFIIFLLYSTFLYSYDLKKMKMSGISVIIGDDIILDSEIKNDKKSFCDTHILNDLITKKLMLYYAKKDKSIQILDQELELKTQVVLSEMKKKYINQEEFLIKDENKFLLKEVYEQIKNQQYIEKFYEKITDDVEVSPEDVKHFLTNNPNKIPFFPKKICISYVAFYPKLSQINKNKIINFLNKIKNEIHSDTDFSSKAILFSEDDSSALKGGVVKGMKINNLSRKFVHLALSLKKGEISKPFETDLGFHLIKLEEKRKDEIDFRHILIKPKYSKYELSKTKSFAEFFRKRIMNRKINLDKISDSLNQNQIVDIMIQNRIWIEENKLSENMKKVFLFLKKGKITNPHKEIINGKEAFILIQLLDEIPSKPLSFEKDYTVLKNFVKNIKKKEKIKNWTKEILKKTYFVKIKC; from the coding sequence ATGATAAATTTTATTCAAATTTTTAAAAAATATTTTTTCATTATATTTTTATTATATAGTACTTTCTTATATTCTTATGATTTAAAAAAGATGAAGATGAGTGGAATTTCTGTAATCATAGGAGATGATATTATTTTAGATTCTGAAATAAAAAATGATAAAAAATCGTTTTGTGATACTCATATTCTAAATGATTTGATTACTAAAAAATTAATGCTTTATTATGCAAAAAAAGATAAAAGCATACAAATTCTTGATCAAGAATTAGAATTAAAGACTCAAGTTGTTTTATCAGAAATGAAAAAAAAATATATAAATCAAGAAGAATTTTTAATAAAGGATGAAAACAAGTTTTTGTTAAAAGAAGTATATGAACAAATTAAAAATCAACAATATATAGAAAAATTTTATGAAAAAATAACGGATGATGTGGAAGTTTCCCCGGAAGATGTAAAACATTTTTTAACTAATAATCCCAATAAAATTCCTTTTTTTCCTAAAAAAATATGTATTTCTTATGTAGCCTTTTATCCTAAATTAAGTCAGATTAATAAAAATAAAATAATTAATTTTTTAAATAAAATAAAGAACGAAATACATTCTGATACGGACTTTTCATCCAAAGCTATTTTATTTTCTGAAGATGATTCTTCAGCATTAAAGGGAGGAGTCGTAAAGGGAATGAAAATTAACAATTTATCTCGAAAATTTGTACATTTAGCTCTCTCTTTAAAAAAAGGGGAAATATCTAAACCGTTTGAAACTGATTTAGGATTTCATCTTATAAAATTGGAAGAAAAAAGAAAAGATGAAATTGATTTTAGACATATTTTAATTAAACCTAAATACTCAAAATATGAATTATCTAAAACAAAATCATTTGCAGAATTCTTTAGAAAACGTATCATGAATCGTAAAATAAACTTAGACAAAATATCAGATTCATTAAATCAAAATCAAATAGTTGATATAATGATACAGAATAGAATTTGGATAGAGGAAAATAAACTATCAGAGAATATGAAAAAAGTATTTTTATTCTTAAAAAAAGGAAAAATTACTAACCCCCATAAAGAAATTATAAATGGAAAAGAAGCATTTATTCTGATTCAGTTATTAGATGAAATTCCATCTAAACCTCTTTCTTTTGAAAAAGATTACACGGTATTAAAAAACTTTGTAAAAAATATCAAAAAAAAAGAAAAAATAAAAAATTGGACAAAGGAAATATTAAAAAAAACCTATTTCGTAAAGATAAAATGTTAA
- the lptB gene encoding LPS export ABC transporter ATP-binding protein — translation MALKVKNIYKKYKNKYVVKNFSIQLNKGEIVGLIGPNGAGKTTSFYMIVGLIKPDEGEILLCNQNITSNPMYQRSKKGIGYLAQEPSIFRKLSVEDNILCILEMQKISNQERKKITEKLIEELGLQKIRKNRGDLLSGGERRRTEIARCLATNPKFIFLDEPFSGIDPIAIEELQKIILSLKKKNIGILITDHNIQEIFTITDRIYLMFNGKIIKYGSTAEIMQDSVVRKIYLGNRIINFKKKNESSI, via the coding sequence ATGGCTTTGAAAGTTAAGAATATATATAAAAAATATAAAAATAAATATGTAGTAAAAAATTTTTCAATTCAATTAAATAAAGGGGAAATAGTAGGATTAATAGGTCCTAATGGAGCTGGAAAAACTACTTCTTTTTATATGATTGTAGGTTTAATTAAACCAGATGAAGGAGAAATACTCCTTTGTAATCAAAATATTACATCAAATCCAATGTATCAACGATCTAAAAAAGGAATTGGATATTTAGCTCAAGAACCATCTATTTTTAGAAAATTATCTGTAGAAGATAATATATTATGCATATTAGAAATGCAAAAAATATCAAATCAAGAAAGAAAAAAAATAACAGAAAAACTTATTGAAGAATTAGGATTACAAAAAATACGTAAAAATAGAGGAGATCTTCTATCTGGAGGAGAACGAAGGCGTACAGAAATTGCTAGATGTTTAGCAACAAATCCTAAATTTATTTTTTTAGATGAACCTTTTTCTGGAATTGATCCAATTGCTATAGAAGAATTACAAAAAATAATTCTTTCTCTCAAAAAAAAAAATATAGGTATATTAATTACAGATCATAATATACAAGAAATTTTTACAATAACAGATCGTATTTATTTAATGTTTAATGGAAAAATCATAAAATACGGATCCACTGCAGAAATTATGCAAGATTCTGTCGTGAGAAAAATTTATTTAGGAAATAGAATCATAAATTTTAAAAAAAAGAATGAATCATCGATTTGA
- a CDS encoding thiamine diphosphokinase: MNHRFDSPEVGLFLNGEIPPFLEKKFSFYEKIFAVDGAFYYLNTFGISVDYIIGDFDSISKKDIPLETYVFKTDDQRYTDFEKALNIIYNQGFLNINVWGGSGMEQDHFLGNLSTALKYKNILSIIFHDKCHSYFFSDKKTFFYQKKNKKVSLFPFPKVEGLYTYGLKYSIKKGSLQIGKNIGIRNEAYNNKRIEINYKKGELLIFIEK, encoded by the coding sequence ATGAATCATCGATTTGACAGTCCGGAAGTAGGATTATTTCTGAATGGAGAAATTCCTCCTTTTTTAGAAAAAAAATTTTCTTTTTATGAAAAAATATTTGCAGTAGATGGAGCTTTTTATTATTTAAATACATTTGGAATTTCAGTAGATTATATTATTGGAGACTTTGATTCTATTTCAAAAAAAGACATACCTTTAGAAACTTATGTATTTAAAACAGATGATCAAAGATATACTGATTTTGAGAAAGCTTTAAATATTATTTATAATCAAGGATTTCTCAATATAAATGTTTGGGGGGGAAGTGGAATGGAACAAGATCACTTTTTGGGAAATTTATCTACAGCTTTAAAATATAAAAATATATTATCTATTATATTTCATGATAAGTGTCATTCTTATTTTTTTTCTGATAAAAAAACTTTTTTTTATCAAAAAAAAAATAAAAAAGTTTCTTTGTTTCCATTTCCTAAAGTAGAAGGATTATATACTTATGGACTAAAATATTCCATAAAAAAAGGTTCATTACAAATAGGAAAAAATATAGGCATAAGAAATGAAGCTTATAATAATAAAAGAATAGAAATAAATTACAAAAAAGGAGAATTGTTAATATTTATAGAAAAATGA
- the mdh gene encoding malate dehydrogenase — translation MKVTIIGAGNVGASCASLLAQKNIVRKIILLDIRKKLSEGKSLDISQMLTNTKVIGITNDYSQSKNSEIIIITCGITRKPGMNRDDLVSTNAEIIRVVTKKSISFSPEAKFIIVSNPLDVMAYVSYMTANIDSSRVIGMAGILDSTRYRFFLSKKLNISPIDIQSLLLGGHGDTMVPLYRYTSVSGIPIKEFLSEEENNVIIEKTKKGGEEIVNLLGTSAWMAPSVSVIKIVEAILKDSKRIFPCSAFLRGEYGLRDIYLGVPVIVGKSGIEKIIELKLNQKENNLLNKSAHHVKSMISKLKN, via the coding sequence ATGAAAGTAACTATTATTGGAGCGGGAAATGTAGGAGCTTCTTGTGCTAGCTTATTAGCTCAAAAAAATATAGTACGAAAAATTATTTTGTTAGACATTAGAAAAAAACTTTCAGAAGGAAAAAGTTTAGATATATCTCAAATGCTAACAAATACTAAAGTTATTGGTATAACTAATGATTATTCCCAATCCAAAAATTCGGAAATCATCATTATTACTTGTGGAATTACTAGAAAACCTGGAATGAATAGAGATGATCTAGTTTCTACTAATGCAGAAATTATTCGTGTTGTAACTAAAAAATCTATTTCTTTCTCTCCAGAAGCTAAATTTATCATAGTATCTAATCCATTGGATGTTATGGCGTATGTTAGTTATATGACGGCAAATATAGATTCTTCTCGTGTTATTGGTATGGCGGGAATTTTAGATTCTACCAGATATCGTTTTTTTTTATCAAAAAAACTAAATATTTCACCTATTGATATACAATCTTTATTATTAGGTGGACATGGAGATACAATGGTCCCTTTATATAGATATACATCTGTATCAGGAATTCCTATTAAAGAATTTTTATCAGAAGAAGAAAATAATGTGATTATTGAAAAAACAAAAAAAGGAGGAGAAGAAATAGTTAATTTATTAGGAACATCTGCTTGGATGGCTCCTAGTGTATCTGTAATAAAAATTGTGGAAGCTATTTTAAAAGATTCTAAACGAATTTTTCCATGTTCCGCTTTTTTGAGAGGAGAATATGGATTAAGAGATATATATTTGGGAGTTCCAGTAATTGTAGGAAAATCGGGAATAGAAAAAATTATAGAATTGAAATTGAATCAAAAAGAGAACAATCTTTTAAATAAATCGGCCCATCATGTGAAAAGTATGATTAGTAAACTTAAAAATTAA
- the gcvP gene encoding aminomethyl-transferring glycine dehydrogenase codes for MKEDYVRKKKFYFRHIGPSCDEINNMLKELQCSSIKDFINKTIPKEIRLKRKLNLPNSISEYQYLNHIYRTSKKNKIYRSYIGLGYKNTITPSVIQRNILENPSWYTPYTPYQSEISQGRLEALINFQTMISDLTGMKISNASMLDESTAAADAMFMIFQEKIKKKQIDNNYYFFISDEILPQTFSVLKTRCFGLGIHIINDSHKNLIKKYNNKKIFGLIISYPSSLGEIYDYRETVEYAKLHNISVIVSTDLLSLSLLKPPGEWGADVVIGSSQSFGVPMGYGGPHAAFFSTNEQYKRFLPGRIIGISVDKKNKKAYRMALQTREQHIKREKATSNICTSQVLPAIMASMYALYHGKKGLIEIAKYIHKYAKKLEFLLVNNIDHLLQVNTFYFDTIRIKTDCVNKIKKIAERKKTNFRYIDKNYLTITLDETSCQKDINHILSIFYEAYNQDKKIKYHTSIQKKHKIPSSLIRTSNFLEHKIFHKFYSENELIRYIKRLERKDISLIHSMIPLGSCTMKLNASAELFSLSQHEWKNLHPFVPEKQARGYHFIIHNLKKYLKEITGFSGISLQPNSGAQGEYAGLMVIKHYHHSLQEDQRNLALIPSSSHGTNPASANMAGMKVMLVETTSDGSIHKNDLLKKVKENKDVLSVLMITYPSTYGIYEKNIKEIIDIIHENGGQVYMDGANMNAQVGLIKPAYLGVDVCHLNLHKTFAIPHGGGGPGMGPICVAPHLKPFLPTHPFPFQKQENNKKNETIFTISSSPYGSSLILTISYAYIRLLGPDGLKKCTEISVLNANYIKEKLKKFYNILYVGKNNSVAHELIIDCRIFKSMNVEVIDIAKRMMDYGYHAPTVSFPVEGCMMIEPTESESKEELDRFIETLISIRQEIKEIENGKFSQKNNVLKNAPHSIDTLTQNEWIYPYSREKAGYPLYWIKDRKFWPSVNRVDDGYGDRNLICTCT; via the coding sequence ATGAAAGAGGATTACGTTAGAAAAAAAAAATTCTATTTTAGACATATAGGTCCGTCTTGTGATGAAATTAATAATATGTTGAAAGAATTACAATGTTCTTCTATTAAGGATTTTATTAATAAAACTATTCCCAAAGAAATACGTTTAAAAAGGAAATTAAATCTTCCCAACTCTATTTCTGAATATCAATATTTAAATCATATTTATAGAACAAGTAAAAAAAATAAAATTTATCGTTCTTATATAGGATTAGGATATAAAAATACTATAACTCCAAGTGTTATTCAAAGGAATATTTTGGAAAATCCTAGTTGGTATACTCCCTATACTCCTTATCAATCAGAAATATCTCAAGGACGTTTAGAAGCTTTGATTAATTTTCAAACTATGATTTCAGATTTAACCGGAATGAAAATTAGTAATGCTTCTATGTTAGATGAATCAACGGCGGCAGCTGATGCTATGTTCATGATTTTTCAAGAAAAAATAAAAAAAAAACAAATAGATAATAACTATTATTTTTTTATTTCTGATGAAATACTTCCACAGACTTTTTCTGTTTTAAAAACAAGATGTTTTGGATTAGGTATACATATCATAAATGACTCTCACAAAAATTTAATAAAAAAATATAATAATAAAAAAATATTCGGATTAATAATATCTTATCCTTCTAGTTTAGGTGAAATATATGATTATAGAGAAACTGTTGAATATGCTAAGCTACATAATATATCAGTAATCGTTTCTACAGACCTTTTATCTTTATCTTTATTAAAACCTCCTGGAGAATGGGGAGCGGATGTAGTTATAGGATCCAGTCAATCTTTCGGAGTCCCTATGGGATATGGGGGGCCTCATGCTGCTTTTTTTTCTACTAATGAACAATATAAACGTTTTCTTCCTGGAAGAATTATTGGAATATCTGTAGACAAAAAAAATAAAAAAGCATATCGTATGGCTTTACAAACAAGAGAACAACATATAAAAAGAGAAAAAGCAACTTCTAACATTTGTACATCACAAGTACTTCCTGCCATAATGGCTTCTATGTATGCTTTATATCATGGAAAAAAAGGATTAATAGAAATAGCAAAGTATATCCATAAATACGCAAAAAAATTAGAATTTTTATTGGTGAATAACATAGATCATCTTTTACAAGTCAATACTTTTTATTTTGACACTATTAGAATTAAAACAGATTGCGTAAATAAAATAAAAAAAATAGCAGAACGTAAAAAAACTAATTTTAGATATATTGATAAAAATTATTTAACTATTACTTTAGATGAAACATCTTGTCAAAAAGATATAAACCATATTCTATCAATTTTTTATGAAGCATATAATCAAGATAAAAAAATAAAATATCATACGAGTATTCAAAAAAAACATAAAATTCCTAGTTCTTTAATAAGAACTAGTAATTTTTTGGAACATAAAATTTTTCATAAATTTTATTCAGAAAATGAACTTATTCGTTATATTAAAAGGTTAGAAAGAAAAGATATTTCTTTAATTCATTCCATGATCCCACTTGGATCATGTACCATGAAATTGAATGCTTCTGCGGAATTATTTTCTTTAAGTCAACATGAATGGAAAAATCTGCATCCTTTTGTTCCGGAAAAACAAGCAAGGGGATATCATTTTATTATTCACAATTTAAAAAAATATTTGAAAGAAATTACTGGATTTTCTGGAATTTCTTTACAACCAAATTCAGGAGCACAAGGAGAATATGCTGGGCTCATGGTTATAAAACATTATCATCATTCATTACAAGAAGATCAAAGAAATCTTGCATTAATCCCTTCTTCTTCTCATGGAACGAATCCTGCTTCAGCAAATATGGCAGGAATGAAAGTTATGTTAGTAGAGACAACAAGTGATGGATCTATTCATAAAAATGATTTATTAAAGAAAGTAAAAGAAAATAAAGATGTATTATCTGTATTAATGATTACTTATCCTTCCACTTATGGTATATATGAGAAAAATATTAAGGAAATTATAGATATCATTCATGAAAATGGAGGACAAGTTTATATGGATGGAGCAAATATGAACGCTCAAGTAGGATTAATAAAACCTGCATATCTAGGTGTAGATGTTTGTCATCTTAATCTTCATAAAACTTTTGCTATTCCTCATGGAGGAGGAGGACCTGGAATGGGCCCTATTTGTGTTGCTCCACATTTAAAACCTTTTTTACCTACCCATCCCTTTCCCTTTCAAAAACAAGAAAATAACAAAAAAAATGAAACAATATTTACGATTTCTTCTTCTCCATATGGTTCTTCTTTAATTTTAACAATTTCTTATGCTTACATTCGTTTATTGGGACCGGATGGCCTTAAAAAATGCACCGAAATATCTGTATTAAATGCAAATTATATAAAAGAAAAATTGAAAAAATTTTACAACATATTATATGTAGGAAAAAATAATTCTGTAGCACATGAATTAATTATAGATTGTAGAATTTTTAAATCTATGAATGTAGAAGTGATAGATATAGCAAAAAGAATGATGGATTATGGATATCATGCTCCCACTGTCTCCTTTCCTGTAGAAGGATGTATGATGATAGAACCAACGGAAAGTGAATCTAAAGAAGAATTGGATCGTTTTATTGAAACTCTTATCAGTATTAGACAAGAAATTAAAGAAATTGAGAATGGAAAATTTTCCCAAAAAAATAATGTATTAAAAAATGCTCCACATAGCATAGATACATTAACACAAAATGAATGGATTTATCCTTATAGTAGAGAAAAAGCTGGTTATCCCTTATATTGGATTAAAGATAGAAAATTTTGGCCATCTGTCAATCGTGTTGATGATGGATATGGAGATAGAAACTTAATATGTACATGTACATAG
- the tsaD gene encoding tRNA (adenosine(37)-N6)-threonylcarbamoyltransferase complex transferase subunit TsaD, whose amino-acid sequence MKKKPIIIGIESSCDDTGVSIIKNRSVLSNIIIHQKIHKKYGGVVPEIASRLHDQNIIKAVQKAIFLSKINLDQIDAISFTLGPGLIGSLLVGAAFAKSFSMGLGIPLLTVNHIQAHILSHFIQNANINNSYPKFPFLGLVISGGHTQIIKVNDFFKMEILGSTLDDSVGEALDKIAIMLGFSYPGGPIIEFFSKNGNDKKFIFSKPMVRGLDFSFSGFKSDVSQFIKKQLKINALFVKQNIPDICASIQKIIAEILLEKIQKAILKTGISRIVLAGGVSSNHEIRRMFMSFAKENKRCEIFILKKKYTTDNGAMIAITGLLKYERNLHDSIHVTPYSKFKIF is encoded by the coding sequence ATGAAAAAAAAACCTATAATTATTGGGATAGAGTCATCATGTGATGATACTGGGGTCTCTATCATTAAAAATAGAAGTGTATTGTCTAATATTATTATTCATCAAAAAATTCATAAAAAATATGGAGGAGTTGTTCCTGAAATAGCTTCAAGATTACATGATCAAAACATCATAAAGGCAGTACAAAAAGCTATTTTTTTATCAAAAATAAATCTAGATCAAATTGATGCTATCTCTTTTACTTTAGGTCCTGGATTAATTGGGTCTTTATTAGTAGGAGCTGCTTTTGCAAAATCATTTTCCATGGGATTAGGGATCCCTTTACTAACTGTAAATCATATACAAGCTCACATACTTTCTCATTTTATACAAAATGCTAATATTAATAATTCTTATCCAAAATTTCCATTTTTAGGTTTAGTTATAAGTGGAGGTCATACTCAAATTATAAAAGTAAATGATTTTTTTAAAATGGAAATATTAGGATCTACTTTAGATGACTCTGTAGGAGAAGCTTTAGATAAAATAGCTATAATGTTAGGATTTTCTTACCCTGGGGGTCCTATAATAGAATTTTTTTCTAAAAATGGAAATGACAAAAAATTTATTTTTTCAAAACCCATGGTGAGAGGGTTAGATTTTAGTTTTAGTGGATTTAAAAGCGATGTCTCACAATTCATAAAAAAACAATTAAAAATAAATGCATTGTTTGTAAAACAAAATATACCTGATATTTGTGCTTCTATACAAAAAATTATAGCAGAAATACTTTTAGAAAAAATACAAAAAGCTATTTTAAAAACTGGGATTTCAAGAATAGTTTTAGCAGGGGGGGTCTCTTCTAATCATGAAATTAGAAGAATGTTTATGTCTTTTGCAAAAGAAAATAAAAGGTGTGAAATTTTTATTCTAAAAAAAAAATACACAACTGATAATGGTGCTATGATAGCTATTACAGGACTATTGAAATATGAAAGAAATTTACATGATTCTATTCATGTCACTCCATATTCTAAGTTCAAAATATTTTGA